A genomic window from Variovorax paradoxus includes:
- a CDS encoding TonB-dependent receptor, translating into MGHASPARDRTGAPLRWARLSGLSLGLGLVFGPSAVFAQLSGETASSSQTLKPVQVEAERHTPLAIDEPSHTGSRLGLTPLETPASIEVLTGDTIRARGDVSVVDAATRATGITGTPGPGNGGTAMVARGFSGHGSVMQLFDGTRLYAGAGTVTFPFDTWSVDRIEVLRGAASVMYGEGAIGGAINVVPKKPTRGPIQNEALVTMGSDATRQVAFGSGGAINDKLSYRFDISHRQTDGFMQRGQAESLAVGAAVRLDVSPQLQFTLSHDEGRQSPQRYFGVPLIDGRLSSQTLRQNYNVDDSEIKYRDKWTRLDAQWTPNDAVTVRNQLYRLESKRHWRDSETYTYNATTRRVTRGDYLEIGHDQEQIGNRTDATFKHSLFGLANQVLVGFDANHINFQHSNDSPYGGRSVVDPFVFNPGYYVSPVAYTPRYRTKTDTYAFFTEDKLAFNEQWSVVGSLRWDHAKVVRTDLQNAANNLGKTFEYATGRLGVVYAPDASQSFYAQVARAADPLTSLITTSATQVPFELSTGRQVEVGYKRQLADNRGAWTVAAYRIEKTKLLSRDTTDPTITQQIGKQSSEGIEATLDLALTSTLRLEANVAKLRARYDDFNEVVSGRLVSRAGNTPTGVPEEAANLWLNWRFLPQWEADFGVRYVGPRQVDSANSRKIGSYTVADAGVSWQASPSLKLALRAYNLADRRYAVSFSNGGNQWLLGRPRSFELSALVNF; encoded by the coding sequence ATGGGTCATGCATCGCCAGCGCGCGATCGCACGGGCGCGCCGCTGCGTTGGGCACGCCTTTCGGGTCTTTCACTGGGTCTGGGGCTGGTTTTCGGGCCTTCCGCGGTCTTCGCGCAGTTGTCGGGTGAAACAGCCAGCAGCAGCCAGACCCTCAAGCCGGTGCAGGTCGAGGCCGAGCGGCATACCCCGTTGGCCATCGACGAGCCCTCGCACACCGGCAGCCGCCTGGGCCTCACGCCGCTGGAAACGCCGGCCAGCATCGAAGTGCTGACGGGCGACACCATCCGCGCACGCGGCGACGTCTCGGTGGTCGATGCCGCCACCCGCGCCACCGGCATCACCGGCACGCCCGGCCCCGGTAATGGCGGCACCGCGATGGTGGCGCGCGGTTTTTCGGGCCACGGCTCGGTGATGCAGCTCTTCGACGGCACGCGCCTCTACGCGGGCGCAGGCACCGTCACATTCCCGTTCGACACCTGGTCGGTCGACCGCATCGAAGTGCTGCGCGGCGCGGCCTCGGTGATGTACGGCGAGGGCGCCATCGGCGGCGCCATCAACGTGGTGCCCAAGAAGCCCACGCGCGGCCCGATCCAGAACGAGGCGCTGGTCACGATGGGCTCCGACGCCACCCGCCAGGTGGCCTTTGGCAGCGGCGGGGCGATCAACGACAAGCTCTCTTACCGCTTCGACATCAGCCACCGTCAGACCGACGGCTTCATGCAGCGCGGGCAGGCCGAGAGCCTGGCCGTGGGCGCGGCCGTGCGGCTCGACGTGTCGCCGCAGCTGCAGTTCACGCTGTCGCACGACGAGGGCCGGCAGTCGCCGCAGCGCTACTTCGGCGTGCCGCTGATCGATGGCCGCCTGAGCAGCCAGACGCTGCGCCAGAACTACAACGTCGACGATTCGGAAATCAAGTACCGCGACAAGTGGACCCGGCTCGACGCCCAATGGACGCCCAACGATGCCGTTACCGTGCGCAACCAGCTCTACCGGCTGGAGAGCAAGCGCCACTGGCGCGACAGCGAGACCTACACCTACAACGCCACCACGCGCCGCGTGACGCGCGGCGACTACCTGGAGATTGGCCACGACCAGGAGCAGATCGGCAACCGCACCGACGCCACCTTCAAGCACAGCCTGTTCGGCCTGGCCAACCAGGTGCTGGTGGGCTTCGACGCGAACCACATCAACTTCCAGCACAGCAACGATTCGCCCTATGGCGGGCGCTCGGTGGTCGACCCCTTCGTCTTCAACCCCGGCTACTACGTCTCGCCCGTGGCCTACACGCCGCGCTACCGGACCAAGACCGACACCTACGCCTTTTTCACCGAAGACAAGCTGGCCTTCAACGAGCAGTGGTCGGTGGTGGGCAGCCTGCGCTGGGACCATGCCAAGGTGGTGCGCACCGACCTGCAGAACGCGGCCAACAACCTCGGCAAGACCTTCGAGTACGCCACCGGCCGCCTCGGCGTGGTGTACGCGCCCGATGCGTCGCAGTCGTTCTACGCACAGGTGGCGCGCGCGGCCGACCCGCTGACCTCGCTCATCACCACTTCGGCCACGCAGGTGCCGTTCGAGCTCAGCACCGGCCGGCAGGTCGAGGTCGGCTACAAGCGCCAGCTGGCCGACAACCGCGGTGCCTGGACCGTAGCCGCCTACCGCATCGAGAAGACCAAGCTGCTCTCGCGCGACACGACCGATCCGACCATCACCCAGCAGATCGGCAAGCAGTCGTCCGAAGGCATCGAGGCCACGCTCGACCTGGCGCTGACTTCGACGCTGCGGCTCGAAGCCAACGTGGCCAAGCTGCGCGCGCGCTACGACGACTTCAACGAAGTCGTCAGCGGGCGCCTGGTCTCGCGTGCGGGCAACACGCCCACAGGCGTGCCCGAAGAGGCTGCGAACCTCTGGCTCAACTGGCGCTTCCTGCCGCAGTGGGAGGCCGATTTCGGCGTGCGCTACGTCGGGCCGCGCCAGGTCGACTCGGCCAATTCGCGCAAGATCGGCTCCTACACGGTGGCCGACGCGGGCGTGAGCTGGCAGGCCAGCCCGTCGCTCAAGCTTGCGCTGCGTGCCTACAACCTGGCCGACCGCCGCTATGCGGTGTCGTTCTCGAACGGCGGCAACCAGTGGCTGCTGGGCCGTCCGCGTTCGTTCGAGCTTTCGGCTCTGGTCAACTTCTGA
- a CDS encoding PepSY domain-containing protein, whose translation MTSAWRRAWPGIRHWLYWTHRWLGIGGCLLFVMWFVSGVVMMYVGYPNLTDEERLAGLAPLRFEQAAVSPTAALDALPQADRAQPPRRMVLEMQGGINAEPVWRIVDASGGRHTVSARDGHVPGPVDAAQAEAIARAFSGHVSAHWAETLERDQWTVPQGLNPLRPLHRIEVGDAAGTELYVSQRNGEVVRDTTRSERFWNWLGSVPHWIYFTPLRADPPLWHDVVVWLSAACIVSAVTGIVIGILRVRLRRRFRNGAVTPYSGWMAWHHIAGLIGGFFVLTWIISGWLSMNPNGWFQRGPGDAVAMARYTGADTSPFPWPPAVLPSGEGDAAPREAVLLWFDGKPLLQLRDSKAHVRVVDAATGGPAVIGKDDILRAAARLRPGAITQATLQTREDFHWYGHHRERIVPVWRLQFDDPARSWIYIDPASGQVAGSNDSNSRLRRWLFNAAHSLDFPWLIQYRPAWDLVVWLLSIVGAVASASGVVIGWRRLRRKPRPSAVSKGLAQAGP comes from the coding sequence ATGACTTCCGCATGGCGCCGCGCCTGGCCGGGCATCCGGCACTGGCTCTACTGGACGCACCGGTGGCTGGGCATTGGCGGCTGCCTGCTGTTCGTCATGTGGTTCGTCTCGGGCGTCGTGATGATGTACGTGGGGTATCCCAACCTCACGGACGAAGAGCGGCTCGCAGGTCTGGCGCCGCTGCGCTTCGAGCAGGCTGCGGTGTCGCCAACCGCTGCACTTGATGCGCTGCCACAGGCCGACCGCGCACAACCGCCGCGGCGCATGGTGCTGGAGATGCAGGGCGGCATCAACGCCGAGCCCGTGTGGCGCATCGTCGATGCGAGCGGCGGCCGGCACACGGTCTCGGCGCGCGATGGCCATGTGCCCGGCCCGGTCGATGCAGCGCAAGCCGAAGCCATCGCGCGGGCTTTTTCGGGCCATGTGAGTGCGCACTGGGCCGAGACGCTGGAGCGCGACCAGTGGACCGTGCCGCAGGGCCTGAACCCGCTGCGCCCGTTGCACCGCATCGAGGTCGGCGACGCGGCCGGCACCGAGCTGTACGTGTCGCAGCGCAACGGCGAAGTGGTGCGCGACACCACGCGCTCGGAGCGCTTCTGGAACTGGCTGGGCTCCGTGCCGCACTGGATCTACTTCACACCGTTGCGCGCCGATCCGCCGCTGTGGCACGACGTGGTGGTGTGGCTATCGGCGGCATGCATCGTCTCGGCCGTGACGGGCATCGTCATCGGCATCCTGCGGGTGCGCCTGCGGCGCAGGTTTCGCAATGGCGCGGTCACGCCGTACAGCGGGTGGATGGCGTGGCACCACATCGCGGGGCTGATCGGCGGCTTCTTCGTGCTGACGTGGATCATCAGCGGCTGGCTGTCGATGAACCCCAATGGCTGGTTCCAGCGCGGGCCGGGCGATGCGGTGGCGATGGCGCGCTACACGGGTGCCGACACCTCGCCGTTCCCCTGGCCGCCAGCGGTGCTGCCGTCAGGCGAGGGCGACGCCGCACCGCGCGAGGCCGTGCTGCTGTGGTTCGACGGCAAGCCGCTGCTGCAGTTGCGCGACTCGAAGGCGCACGTGCGGGTGGTCGATGCGGCCACCGGCGGCCCCGCCGTCATCGGCAAGGACGACATCCTGCGCGCCGCCGCCCGCCTGCGGCCCGGCGCCATCACCCAGGCCACGCTGCAGACCCGCGAAGACTTCCACTGGTATGGCCACCACCGCGAGCGCATCGTGCCCGTGTGGCGGCTGCAGTTCGACGACCCCGCGCGCAGCTGGATCTACATCGACCCGGCCAGCGGCCAGGTTGCCGGCAGCAACGACAGCAACTCGCGGCTGCGCCGCTGGCTCTTCAACGCGGCGCACAGCCTCGACTTTCCCTGGCTCATCCAGTACCGGCCGGCCTGGGATCTCGTGGTGTGGCTGCTTTCCATCGTCGGCGCCGTGGCCTCGGCCAGCGGCGTCGTGATCGGCTGGCGACGGCTGCGGCGCAAGCCCCGGCCGTCGGCCGTATCGAAGGGGCTTGCGCAAGCAGGCCCATGA
- a CDS encoding energy-coupling factor ABC transporter permease, with protein sequence MHIEPGLVDGSKIFLSYATAAAALAYTGKVAFDTAVKDGLAALALRSVIAIALVFCFFEVLPHHPVGVSEVHLILGTTLLLVFGLAPAAIGLAGGLLIQGLFFEPQDVPQYGMNVTTLLVPLFATVALARRIIPQNLAYVDISYQQAFKLSVAYQGGIVVWVGFWALYGRGTGLENLSQIASFGAAYMTVVLVEPLVDLGVLAAAKAWRRLQGTAFVERRLYSAV encoded by the coding sequence ATGCACATCGAACCAGGTCTCGTCGACGGATCCAAGATCTTCCTCAGCTACGCCACGGCGGCAGCTGCTCTCGCCTACACAGGCAAGGTGGCCTTCGATACGGCTGTGAAGGACGGCCTTGCCGCCCTGGCGCTGCGCTCGGTCATTGCCATTGCGCTGGTGTTCTGCTTCTTCGAAGTGTTGCCGCATCACCCGGTGGGCGTGTCCGAGGTGCACCTGATTCTGGGCACGACCCTGCTGCTGGTGTTCGGGTTGGCGCCTGCGGCCATCGGCCTGGCGGGCGGATTGCTCATCCAGGGCCTGTTCTTCGAACCGCAGGATGTGCCGCAGTACGGCATGAACGTCACCACCTTGCTGGTGCCCCTGTTCGCGACTGTCGCGCTGGCACGACGGATCATTCCCCAGAACCTGGCCTACGTGGACATCAGCTACCAGCAGGCATTCAAGCTTTCGGTGGCCTACCAGGGCGGCATCGTTGTCTGGGTCGGTTTCTGGGCGCTCTACGGACGCGGCACCGGGCTCGAGAACCTGAGCCAGATCGCCAGCTTCGGCGCTGCCTACATGACCGTCGTGCTTGTCGAGCCGCTGGTCGACCTGGGCGTGTTGGCCGCCGCAAAGGCCTGGCGTCGTCTGCAGGGCACGGCCTTCGTGGAGCGCCGCCTGTACAGCGCCGTCTGA
- the cobW gene encoding cobalamin biosynthesis protein CobW: MTQASNAKIPVTIVTGFLGSGKTTLLRHILGNAEGRRIAVIVNEFGELGIDGEILRGCGIGCDDEGNEREGALYELANGCVCCTVQEEFLPVMLQLAERRGDIDAVIIETSGLALPKPLVQAFQWPDIANIFTVDSVVTVVDGPAAASGQFAENPEAVDEARRADPNLDHESPLHELFEDQLSAADLVVLNKTDLMDDAARAKVEALVREELPPEVKIVAATEGRLPLALLLGQGRAAEATIHLRESHHDHEEDHDHDEFDSLVIELPPVDRDGLLAVLGKLVEQHTIYRVKGFVAIPGKPMRLLVQGVGRRFDHHFDRRWRDGEAQRTRLVFIGEDLDEAVLRKALEEVSAVAA, encoded by the coding sequence ATGACACAAGCAAGCAACGCCAAGATTCCCGTCACCATCGTCACGGGCTTCCTCGGCAGCGGCAAGACCACGCTGCTGCGCCACATCCTCGGCAATGCCGAGGGCCGCCGCATCGCGGTGATCGTCAACGAGTTCGGCGAGCTCGGCATCGACGGCGAGATTCTTCGCGGCTGCGGCATCGGTTGCGACGACGAGGGCAACGAGCGCGAAGGCGCACTCTACGAACTGGCCAACGGCTGCGTCTGTTGCACCGTGCAGGAAGAGTTCCTGCCCGTGATGCTGCAACTGGCCGAGCGCCGCGGCGACATCGATGCCGTGATCATCGAAACCTCGGGTCTCGCATTGCCCAAGCCGCTGGTGCAGGCCTTCCAGTGGCCGGACATCGCCAACATCTTCACCGTGGACTCGGTGGTCACGGTGGTAGACGGCCCGGCCGCCGCCTCGGGCCAGTTCGCCGAGAACCCCGAGGCTGTCGACGAAGCGCGCCGCGCTGACCCCAACCTCGACCACGAATCGCCGCTGCACGAGCTGTTCGAAGACCAGCTCTCGGCCGCCGACCTCGTGGTGCTCAACAAGACCGACCTGATGGACGACGCCGCGCGCGCCAAGGTCGAGGCGCTGGTGCGCGAAGAGCTGCCGCCCGAAGTCAAGATCGTCGCTGCCACCGAAGGCAGGCTGCCGCTCGCGCTGCTGTTGGGCCAGGGGCGTGCCGCCGAGGCCACCATCCACCTGCGCGAAAGCCATCACGACCACGAGGAAGACCACGACCACGACGAGTTCGACTCACTCGTGATCGAGCTGCCGCCCGTGGACCGTGACGGCCTGCTCGCCGTGCTGGGCAAGCTGGTCGAGCAGCACACCATCTACCGCGTGAAGGGCTTCGTCGCCATTCCGGGCAAGCCGATGCGGCTCCTGGTGCAGGGCGTGGGCCGCCGCTTCGACCACCATTTCGACCGCCGCTGGCGCGATGGCGAGGCGCAGCGCACGCGGCTCGTGTTCATCGGTGAAGACCTCGACGAGGCAGTGCTGCGCAAGGCGCTGGAAGAGGTGAGCGCGGTCGCAGCCTGA